Genomic window (Chryseobacterium bernardetii):
CTTACAGGGATTTAATGATAAAGTTTTTCTTACCAAACATAGTTTCTATCGGCTGTACAGTATCCAAACCGTTAACTGTGGAACCACCAGATGGCTGAATTTCTTTATGAAAAAAGAAGAAAAAGAGGATCTTTTCAACAGAGGCTTTCAGGCAGCTCTTGACTTTCTGAACCAGTTTGACTGGGAGAAATACAAGTATGAACGAATGATGCTTACCATGAAAGAAAAAAAAATACTGAAGGAAGAGGATACGCCTACGGTGGGATAAGGACTTTTATCAGAAAAGAGAATTAATATGATGATGAAACTAAGTGAAATATCATTTGTTCTATGTCTTCCATTTTAAGCATAGGGATATTTTTATCTATATTAAGAATAGGAATCTATCTGAAAAAGACTTCCAAATAGATTCCCACTTTTTACTTTTTTATAAATTATCCAGGAAATCAAGATACATCGGAACACTTCTCTCAATCCATTCATCTGAAGAATCTCTTTCTATACCATAATAAACAAAAGGTTCTTCATATTGTGCCCAGATATAATCAAAAGTCAGCTCATAAGGACGGAACAGCTCCTTCATCGTGTATTTGTATTCTCCAGTGGCACTGTAACCCTCTTCATCAATTCCGGCCGTAACGGCCAATGACATTTTCTTTCCTGCCAGCTTATAACCACTGTTACTTCCGTATGCCCAACCATATAAAACCACTTCATCCAGCCATTGTTTCAAAAGCGGCGGACTGCTGAACCAATAAAAAGGAAACTGAAATACAATCTTATCATAAGACTCCATCAGTTTCT
Coding sequences:
- a CDS encoding NAD(P)H-dependent oxidoreductase, whose protein sequence is MKTLIIVTHPEIEKSVINKRWIEELEKYPEKYTVHQLYKAYPEGKIDVTKEQKLMESYDKIVFQFPFYWFSSPPLLKQWLDEVVLYGWAYGSNSGYKLAGKKMSLAVTAGIDEEGYSATGEYKYTMKELFRPYELTFDYIWAQYEEPFVYYGIERDSSDEWIERSVPMYLDFLDNL